From the genome of Sander lucioperca isolate FBNREF2018 chromosome 1, SLUC_FBN_1.2, whole genome shotgun sequence, one region includes:
- the LOC116055745 gene encoding leukocyte elastase inhibitor-like: MASPTPLSKANTTFSLALLKKFGDDNKTANIFYSPFSISSALAMVMLGARGNTATQMSECLKTKDCQDDIHVSFDQLLSELNKADAPYALSVANRLYGEQSYQFVEDFLVKTKKYYNAELETVDFKADSETARLNINSWVQKQTQDKSKDLLAKGDVDSLSKLVLVNAMYFKSDWNEQFQQRATQDAQFRLNKNDTKPVRMMHQKTWFPFSDNPKANCKILEMPYRGKELSMLIFLPNEIEDSTTGLEKLEKQLTYENFMEWTRPDRMDNVEVQVGLPRFKMEESYDMKEVLVSMGMVDAFDGAKSDFSDMSPANDLVLSKVVHKAFVEVNEEGTEATAATAIIMRAGCCMHMRPPTMFIADHPFLFFIRHNSSMSVLFAGRYCSPE, translated from the exons ATGGCATCTCCAACCCCTCTGTCCAAGGCCAACACCACCTTCTCTCTGGCTTTGCTCAAAAAGTTTGGAGATGACAACAAGACGGCAAACATCTTCTACTCCCCTTTCAGCATCTCTTCAGCCCTGGCTATGGTGATGCTGGGGGCCAGAGgaaacacagccacacagaTGTCAGAg TGCCTGAAAACAAAGGATTGTCAGGATGATATCCATGTTAGCTTTGACCAACTGCTGAGTGAGCTCAACAAGGCTGATGCTCCGTATGCCctcagtgttgccaacaggcTGTACGGGGAGCAGTCCTACCAGTttgttgag GATTTCTTAGTAAAAACCAAGAAGTACTACAACGCAGAGCTGGAGACTGTGGACTTCAAAGCCGACTCAGAGACCGCCAGGCTCAACATCAACAGCTGGGTGCAGAAGCAGACTCAAG ATAAAAGTAAGGATCTGTTGGCCAAGGGTGATGTGGACAGCCTGAGCAAGCTGGTGCTGGTTAATGCCATGTACTTCAAAAGCGACTGGAACGAGCAGTTTCAGCAACGTGCCACACAGGATGCTCAGTTTAGACTCAACAAG AATGACACCAAGCCAGTGAGGATGATGCACCAGAAAACATGGTTCCCTTTCTCTGACAACCCTAAAGCCAACTGCAAG ATCCTAGAGATGCCTTACAGAGGGAAGGAGCTCAGCATGCTCATCTTTTTACCCAATGAGATAGAGGACAGTACAACAGGTCTGGAGaag CTGGAGAAGCAGCTGACCTATGAGAACTTTATGGAGTGGACTCGTCCAGACAGGATGGATAATGTTGAGGTCCAGGTGGGGCTGCCTCGGTTCAAGATGGAGGAGTCATATGACATGAAGGAAGTCCTGGTCAGCATGGGCATGGTGGATGCCTTTGACGGAGCAAAGAGTGACTTCTCTG ACATGTCTCCTGCCAACGACCTGGTACTGTCAAAAGTCGTCCACAAGGCTTTTGTGGAAGTCAACGAGGAGGGAACTGAGGCTACTGCTGCCACTGCTATTATCATGCGGGCGGGCTGTTGCATGCACATGCGTCCACCCACCATGTTCATCGCAGACCACcccttcctcttcttcatccGACATAACTCCTCCATGAGCGTTCTCTTTGCTGGCCGATACTGCTCCCCTGAGTGA
- the LOC116055746 gene encoding leukocyte elastase inhibitor-like has translation MASPTPLSKANTTFSLALLKKFGDDNKTANIFYSPFSISSALAMVMLGARGNTATQMSECLKTKDCQDDVHVSFAQLLSELNKADAPYTLSVANRLYGEQSYPFVEDFLGKTKKYYNAELETVDFKADSETARLNINSWVQKQTQDKIKDLLAKGDVDSLSRLVLVNAMYFKSNWNEKFQQNATQDAQFRLNKNDTKTVKMMHQETLFPFSDNPKANCKILEMPYKGKELSMLIFLPNEIEDSTTGLEKLEKQLTYENFMEWTRPDMMDNVEVQVGLPRFKMEETYDMEEVLVSMGMVDAFERPNFSGMSPANWLVLSKVVHKAFVEVNEKGTEAAAVTAAVMMLESFMISHPSATFIADHPFLFFIRHNSSMSVLFAGRYCSPE, from the exons ATGGCATCTCCAACCCCTCTGTCCAAGGCCAACACCACCTTCTCTCTGGCTTTGCTCAAAAAGTTTGGAGATGACAACAAGACGGCAAACATCTTCTACTCCCCTTTCAGCATCTCTTCAGCCCTGGCTATGGTGATGCTGGGGGCCAGAGgaaacacagccacacagaTGTCAGag TGCCTGAAAACCAAGGATTGTCAGGATGATGTCCATGTTAGCTTTGCCCAACTGCTGAGTGAGCTCAACAAGGCTGATGCTCCGTATACCctcagtgttgccaacaggcTGTACGGGGAGCAGTCCTACCCGTttgttgag GATTTCTTAGGAAAAACCAAGAAGTACTACAACGCAGAGCTGGAGACTGTGGACTTCAAAGCCGACTCAGAGACCGCCAGGCTCAACATCAACAGCTGGGTGCAGAAGCAGACTCAAG ATAAAATTAAGGATCTGTTGGCCAAGGGTGATGTGGACAGCCTGAGCAGGCTGGTGCTGGTTAATGCCATGTACTTCAAAAGCAACTGGAACGAGAAGTTTCAGCAGAATGCCACACAGGATGCTCAGTTTAGACTCAACAAG AATGACACCAAGACGGTGAAGATGATGCACCAGGAAACATTGTTCCCTTTCTCTGACAACCCTAAAGCCAACTGCAAG ATCCTAGAGATGCCTTACAAAGGGAAGGAGCTCAGCATGCTCATCTTTTTACCCAATGAGATAGAGGACAGTACAACAGGTCTGGAGAAG CTGGAGAAGCAGCTGACCTATGAGAACTTTATGGAGTGGACTCGTCCAGACATGATGGATAATGTTGAGGTCCAGGTGGGGCTGCCTCGGTTCAAGATGGAGGAGACGTATGACATGGAGGAAGTCCTGGTCAGCATGGGCATGGTGGATGCCTTTGAAAGGCCAAACTTCTCTG GCATGTCTCCTGCCAACTGGCTGGTACTGTCAAAAGTCGTCCACAAGGCTTTTGTGGAGGTCAACGAGAAGGGAACTGAGGCTGCTGCGGTCACTGCTGCTGTCATGATGCTGGAGTCCTTCATGATAAGTCATCCATCTGCCACGTTCATCGCAGACCACcccttcctcttcttcatccGACATAACTCCTCCATGAGCGTTCTCTTTGCTGGCCGATACTGCTCCCCTGAGTGA